A part of Aegilops tauschii subsp. strangulata cultivar AL8/78 chromosome 2, Aet v6.0, whole genome shotgun sequence genomic DNA contains:
- the LOC109747026 gene encoding organic cation/carnitine transporter 4: MSTTELLLAASGSGGGSNRVSIDDALSLHAGEFGRWQLRHFVLVTAAWMLEAMHTMVMIFADREPAMWCPAGDGRCGDRCAGAAAGWEWEQGSGSSTVAEWGLVCGERYKVGLVQAIYFAGCMMGSGVFGHLSDSFLGRKGSLQLVCFLSGGFGLLTSLSPNYWVYAAFRLLTGFSAGSICFCSFVLATEPIGPSYRGVVGTSTCYFFSGGIAALAGIAALFQSSWRILYIVTSLPSLAFMLVVMPFVSESPRWYLVHCRTDDAMRVLRDIASTNGKSIPHCVGLMLDDEDDIAKKVVVETSSVLDVFRSQIMRARLMLLVIITFLCSVVYFGLTLNVVNLKINLYISVVVNSLAEMPAYLVTAVLLQHFGRKPLTIGSMLLSGVFCTTASLIPNFGAMRVARMACGVVGIFGMAGTYNLLLVYASELFPTVVRTVALGCKAQGSQMGAILAPIVVLLGERVPFVVFGMLAIIGGLLVFCLPETMNKPLYDTMAGMEKGERSSKRGDEVATSNSLI, encoded by the exons ATGTCCACCACCGAGCTGCTCCTCGCCGCctccggcagcggcggcggcagcaacCGCGTGAGCATCGACGACGCGCTGTCGCTGCACGCGGGGGAGTTCGGGCGGTGGCAGCTGCGGCACTTCGTGCTGGTGACCGCGGCGTGGATGCTGGAGGCGATGCACACCATGGTGATGATCTTCGCGGACCGCGAGCCGGCCATGTGGTGCCCTGCGGGGGACGGCCGGTGCGGCGACCGCTGCGCCGGCGCCGCGGCCGGGTGGGAGTGGGAGCAGGGGAGCGGCTCGTCGACGGTAGCCGAGTGGGGCCTCGTCTGCGGCGAGCGGTACAAGGTCGGCCTCGTCCAGGCCATCTACTTCGCCGGCTGCATGATGG GATCCGGCGTCTTTGGACACCTGTCAGATTCTTTTTTAGGTCGGAAAGGTTCCCTCCAGTTAGTGTGCTTCCTTAGTGGAGGCTTCGGCCTTCTCACCTCGCTCTCCCCCAACTATTGGGTCTATGCGGCCTTCCGCCTACTCACGGGCTTTAGTGCCGGAAGCATTTGCTTTTGCTCCTTCGTCCTTGCCACGGAACCTATTGGGCCATCCTATCGAGGCGTCGTTGGCACATCCACTTGCTATTTCTTCTCCGGCGGTATTGCAGCCCTTGCTGGCATCGCAGCATTGTTCCAGTCCTCTTGGCGCATCCTTTACATTGTCACCTCTCTGCCATCCCTCGCATTCATGCTCGTCGTCATGCCATTCGTCTCTGAGTCCCCGCGTTGGTACCTCGTGCATTGCCGGACGGATGATGCGATGCGTGTCCTACGAGACATAGCGTCCACCAATGGCAAGAGCATCCCACATTGCGTGGGGCTCATGCTAGACGACGAGGACGACATCGCCAAGAAGGTCGTTGTGGAGACGTCGTCGGTCTTAGATGTGTTTCGGTCGCAGATAATGCGGGCTAGGCTCATGCTCTTAGTTATCATCACCTTTCTTTGCTCAGTGGTGTACTTTGGGTTGACCCTCAATGTGGTCAACCTAAAGATCAACCTTTACATCAGTGTGGTTGTTAACTCTCTCGCTGAGATGCCTGCATACCTGGTCACTGCGGTGCTCCTTCAACACTTCGGCCGGAAGCCACTCACAATTGGCTCGATGCTTCTCAGCGGCGTCTTCTGCACAACTGCTAGTCTTATTCCCAACTTCGGTGCCATGAG GGTAGCAAGGATGGCATGTGGGGTGGTCGGGATCTTTGGAATGGCAGGAACATACAACCTATTGCTCGTATATGCGTCAGAGTTGTTCCCAACGGTGGTGCGTACCGTCGCACTGGGGTGCAAGGCACAGGGGTCACAAATGGGGGCCATACTAGCGCCCATAGTGGTGTTGCTCGGCGAGCGGGTGCCATTCGTGGTGTTCGGCATGTTGGCCATCATCGGTGGGCTACTGGTGTTCTGCCTCCCGGAGACTATGAATAAGCCTTTGTATGACACCATGGCTGGTATGGAGAAAGGGGAGAGATCATCAAAAAGGGGAGATGAAGTTGCAACTAGTAACTCCCTAATCTAA